GATATCAAGTTGTTTAGCACTTTTTGTATTTAAATTTCTATTTGCAAATTTCAATATATATCTATTAAAGCCGATCTTTTCAGATACTTTTAGGCTAATAGGAAGCGATGTGTTTAACGCGATAGGCGCTACATTTTGCGCGTTAGCTATCTTTTGAATTTTGCCTATTTTACTTATCATTTATCTTAATTCATTTGATAAATTTACTATTTTTGTCGCTATAGCTTCTTTTGAAGCAAGTTGTAAATTTATGGTTTCATTTTTTGTTATAAAGCTGATTTCGTTTTGGTCGCTACCAAATTTATTTTCTTCCCTTAAGACGTTTAGGCAAACGGCATCAAGTCCTTTTTGTTCTAGCATTTTTTTGGCGCTATCTACCGCAATGCTTACATCGGTTTCTAGTTTAAAGCCGATTTTGCGACATTTAAAGTCTTTTAATTCGTTTAATATATCGATATTTTCGGTTAATTTTAGCGACCAATTTTTTCCAAGTTTGTTTTTTTTAAGCTTGCCGTCAAATTTTTCCTCGCTTATGTAGTCGCTAATCGCAGCACACATTATGAGTAGGTTGGTGTCTTTGCACTCATCTTTTAAAAGTCCTAAAAGCTCGTTTGAGCTTGTGAAATTTCTTACTTTATAAGGCACGTCTTGTGTTTTAACGCTAGTAAGCAAGCTTACATCCGCACCTGCATAAAAAAACGCATCCGCTAAGGCTTTTGCCATTTTGCCGCTTGAAAAATTTGTGATAGCCCTTACTTCGTCTATCTTTTCAGTGGTTGCGCCACCTGTGATGAGAACCTTTTTTTCTTTAAAAATTTGCTTGCAAAATGATCGTTTGACATGATAAAGTATTGTTTCAATGTCTGCCAAGCCGCCCTTGCCGACATCTCCGCAAGCTAGAGTTTTAACGACCGGCTCGATGATTTGTGCGCCGTTTTGAGCTAAAAATTCTAAATTTTTACATGTAGAAAAATGCTCTAGCATGTTGTGATTTGCGGCAGGGGCTATCAAAAGCGGGGCTTTTGAGGCGATTAAAGTTTGCATAAAGACGTTATCGCAAACCCCACTTGCTAGCTTATTTATGGTGTTTACCGAGCATGGAGCAATCAAGATAAGGTCGGTTTTTGCGTAGTTTATGTGGCTTAAACCCTCCTGCCAATCCTGTGTTCGAGAGCTTAAAATTTTATGATCACAAAGTGCTTCAAATCCACTCTCATTGCAAAATTCAAGCGCCCCATCGCTTAACATTACTCTAACATCCGCGCCTAATTTTCTAAGGCGCGAGAGAATTTCGTATGATTTATAAAATGAAATACTACCGCAAACTACCAATAAAATTTTTTTACCCTTAAGCATCTTTTTTACCAAAAAATTTATAGAAAAAGCCCTCTTTGTTGATCTGCTTGCCACGACTTATCGCTAATGCACCGCTTGGCACGTCCGAAGTTACGGTGCTTCCTGCTGCTATCAAGACATCATCGCCTATGTTTACAGGGGCTACTAGTTGCGAGTCGGATCCTATAAAGACGTTTTTGCCGATCACGGTTTTATGCTTTGCCTTGCCGTCATAGTTGCAAGTTATAGTTCCACATCCGATATTTGTTCCGTTATCTATCTCGCAGTCTCCCAGGTAACTTAAATGCCCGGCTTTAACACCGTTTAATACGCCCTTTTTTACCTCGACAAAATTTCCGATATGAGTGCCTGATATCTTGCTTTTTGGCCGTATGTGAGCCAAAGGTCCGATGTCTGAGCTTTTTATAATGCTTTCTTCTATCACGCTTGAGCTTTTTATAATGCTTTCTTCTATCAAGCATTCGCCAAGTATGCTTACGTTTTCTTCAACAACGCATTCGCCTTTAAAAACAGCTCTTGCGTCTACAAATATAGTTTGTGGTAAGCGCATATTTATGCCAAATTTCATCCACTCTTTTTTGATGTTATCTTGCATGATATTCTCAGCTATGCTTAGTTGAAATTTGTCATTTATGCCCATGAAATTTTGCTCGCAAACATCAACAGCTACACAGCTTAGATTTTTTTGATTTGCAATTTTTATAGCGTCAGTTAGATAATACTCTTTTTGCGAGTTTTGGTTATTGATAAGAGGTAAAATTTCTTCTAAGACTTCGCGTTTAAAGCAGTAGCAACCGGCATTTACGCGGTTTATTTTACGCTCTTCTTCGCTTGCATCTTTTTGTTCTACTATGCCTGTTACTTTGCTGTCTTTTTCTATCACACGGCCATAGCCGAATGGATCTTTGCAAACAAAGCTTGACATCGTTATATCCGCATCTTTATCGCAAAGGCTTTTTAGCTCTTGTGCGCTAACTAAAGGCATATCTCCGCATGTGATTAAAACTTTTTCGCCCTTAAATTTTATGCCCTTTAAAGCACCTGCAGTGCCTGGGAAATTTGCAAGATCTTGAATGTGAATTTGCGTGTCTTTAAATTCTGATAAAATATGCTCTTGTATAAGTTCTTTTTGGTGATAAAGCACGACGTGAACATCATTTGTTATCTCATAAGCTTGTTTTAAAACATGCCTTATCATGCTAACTCCGCTTAGTTTAAACATAACTTTAGGAGTTGTTGATTTCATTCTTGTTCCAAGCCCTGCGGCAAGTATAATTATCGAAATATTATTCATTTTAAGCCTTGGTGATTTAAAATTTAAACGCGATTGTATCAAAAAAAGACAAATAAAATTTTGAATTTAATATAACTTCAATGAAATTTAAGTAAAATATGAAGTTTATTAAATTTTTTAAGCGAGAAGACTATGGATTTAGGAACCGTTGTCGGTTGGGTTTTAACTCTTGTTTTACTTTTTGGAGCTATGGCGATAGGCGTAGGGATAGGGCCTTACATAGATATACCGTCTATTATGATTGTTTTTGGCGGAACCATCGGTGTAATGATGGTCGGCTTTAAAATGGAAACACTTAAAAGTGTCGGCAAATTTTACGGTATAGCCGTAAAGCCTCAACAGATAAATCTTAGCGAAACTATAAAAAAACTTGTTGATTACTCTACTAAGGCTAGACGTGACGGTATCTTAGCGCTTGAAACCGATGTAAATAACGAAACAAATCTTTTTATGAAAAAAGGACTTTCAATGGCGGTTGACGGCACAGAGCCTGATACTATACGCGCACTTTTGGAGATAGACATCGATCAGTCCTCGTCAAGACATAGCGCAAATATCAAAATTTTTGATCAAGTCGGTGGATTTTCGGGATCTATGGGTATGATAGGAACGCTAATCGGACTTGTTGCGATGCTTTTAAATATGTCAGATCCTTCGGCGATCGGTCCATCAATGGCGGTTGCTCTCTTAACAACTCTTTATGGAGCGATGATAGGAAACATCATTGGAGCACCGGTTGCCAATATCTTGTCTATACGTGATGCGGATGAGACACTTGAAAAACAGATGGTTTTAGAGGGTATCATGGCGATACAGTCGGGAGACAACCCAAGGACGCTTGAGGCAAAACTGCTAGCATTCTTGCCTCCAAAAGATAGAAAAAGTCAGTTTGAGTAAAAAATGGCAAAGTTAATAAAACCTAGCGACTGTCCTAAATGTATGCCCGGTTGGCTTGCAACCTTTGGTGATCTTATGTCGCTACTGCTGTGTTTTTTCGTTTTGCTTCTTTCTATGGCAACAATGGATGCGAAAAAATTTGAAAATGCCATAGGCTCATTGGCCGGTGCGCTTAGCGTGCTTGAAGGTGGTTCTCGTCCGCAAGTGCAAAAAGAGCAAGAGATGAGTTTAGAAACTAGCACTAGAGAAACCAGGGCAAAGTTAAAATCAGAAAACGAGATCATGAAAACAGCTAGCGCGATAAACCAGCTTTTAACCGCCAGCGGATCACCTGAAGTAAGTGTGGAAGAGGCTGAGGATGGGTTTATACTAAGACTTCCTGCTAGTTTGCTCTTCTCAAAAGGTAAAGCACAGATAGAAAATGACGATGCAAGGCTGTTTTTAAAGCGAATTTCAATGGTTATAGCTAAACTTCCTAGTGAGGTAAATACAAATATCATAGGACATACGGATGATCAAAAACCAGATATCGACTCTATCTATAAAGACAACTGGCAGCTTTCTTCTGCTAGAGCTATAACGGTTGCGCAAGAGCTTATAAATAACGGAGTTGATGCTAAAAAGTTAATAGCCTCAGCAAGGGCTTCTTATAATCCGTTTGCTAGTAATGATAGCGAGCAAGGTCGCGCCAAAAACAATAGGGTGGAAATTCATTTCGTTTCGCTTGATAAAAAAGAGAAAGAAAGAACTAAAAAAAGCATACTTGATGCGGGACAATAGAGCGTGAGAGCGTTATTTGTTTTACTTGTATTTTTCTGCGTAGGTTTTGGTGCCGATCCTGTCGTGCCTACTATAAATTTAAGTCTAAGTGCTCCAAGTAGCCCGCAACAACTTGTAAATTCTTTAAATGTCATGATATTCTTGACGGTGCTAACTCTTGCTCCGTCTTTGATATTTATGATGACGAGCTTTTTGCGGCTTATTATTGTCTTTTCATTTCTTCGTCAAGCAATGGGAACACAGCAAGTTCCACCTTCAACCATACTTATCTCTCTTGCTATGGTGCTTACATTTTTTATAATGGAGCCGGTTGCAAAACAAGGCTATGAAAATGGCATTAAGCCTTATCTTGCCGAACAGATAGGATATGAAGAGGCGTTTACAAACTCCGTTAAGCCTTTTAAAGACTTTATGGTAAAAAATACAAGGGAAAAGGATCTAGCACTATTTTTTAGGATAAGAGATCTGCAAAACCCTTCAAATATAGATGATATACCTCTGAGCATTGCGATGTCTGCTTTTATGATAAGCGAGCTAAAGACGGCATTCGAGATAGCATTTTTGCTCTACCTACCGTTTCTTGTTATCGATATGGTTGTAAGCTCGGTTTTGATGGCCATGGGTATGATGATGCTTCCTCCGGTTATGATATCTTTGCCGTTTAAGCTTTTGATATTTGTTCTGGTGGATGGCTGGAATTTATTGGTTGGAAACTTAGTAAAAAGTTTTCACTAATGTTACCTGTTTTTGCCGCTTGAGGTGCT
This is a stretch of genomic DNA from Campylobacter sp. RM6914. It encodes these proteins:
- the coaBC gene encoding bifunctional phosphopantothenoylcysteine decarboxylase/phosphopantothenate--cysteine ligase CoaBC, with product MLKGKKILLVVCGSISFYKSYEILSRLRKLGADVRVMLSDGALEFCNESGFEALCDHKILSSRTQDWQEGLSHINYAKTDLILIAPCSVNTINKLASGVCDNVFMQTLIASKAPLLIAPAANHNMLEHFSTCKNLEFLAQNGAQIIEPVVKTLACGDVGKGGLADIETILYHVKRSFCKQIFKEKKVLITGGATTEKIDEVRAITNFSSGKMAKALADAFFYAGADVSLLTSVKTQDVPYKVRNFTSSNELLGLLKDECKDTNLLIMCAAISDYISEEKFDGKLKKNKLGKNWSLKLTENIDILNELKDFKCRKIGFKLETDVSIAVDSAKKMLEQKGLDAVCLNVLREENKFGSDQNEISFITKNETINLQLASKEAIATKIVNLSNELR
- the glmU gene encoding bifunctional UDP-N-acetylglucosamine diphosphorylase/glucosamine-1-phosphate N-acetyltransferase GlmU codes for the protein MNNISIIILAAGLGTRMKSTTPKVMFKLSGVSMIRHVLKQAYEITNDVHVVLYHQKELIQEHILSEFKDTQIHIQDLANFPGTAGALKGIKFKGEKVLITCGDMPLVSAQELKSLCDKDADITMSSFVCKDPFGYGRVIEKDSKVTGIVEQKDASEEERKINRVNAGCYCFKREVLEEILPLINNQNSQKEYYLTDAIKIANQKNLSCVAVDVCEQNFMGINDKFQLSIAENIMQDNIKKEWMKFGINMRLPQTIFVDARAVFKGECVVEENVSILGECLIEESIIKSSSVIEESIIKSSDIGPLAHIRPKSKISGTHIGNFVEVKKGVLNGVKAGHLSYLGDCEIDNGTNIGCGTITCNYDGKAKHKTVIGKNVFIGSDSQLVAPVNIGDDVLIAAGSTVTSDVPSGALAISRGKQINKEGFFYKFFGKKDA
- a CDS encoding motility protein A, translated to MDLGTVVGWVLTLVLLFGAMAIGVGIGPYIDIPSIMIVFGGTIGVMMVGFKMETLKSVGKFYGIAVKPQQINLSETIKKLVDYSTKARRDGILALETDVNNETNLFMKKGLSMAVDGTEPDTIRALLEIDIDQSSSRHSANIKIFDQVGGFSGSMGMIGTLIGLVAMLLNMSDPSAIGPSMAVALLTTLYGAMIGNIIGAPVANILSIRDADETLEKQMVLEGIMAIQSGDNPRTLEAKLLAFLPPKDRKSQFE
- a CDS encoding flagellar motor protein MotB, which codes for MAKLIKPSDCPKCMPGWLATFGDLMSLLLCFFVLLLSMATMDAKKFENAIGSLAGALSVLEGGSRPQVQKEQEMSLETSTRETRAKLKSENEIMKTASAINQLLTASGSPEVSVEEAEDGFILRLPASLLFSKGKAQIENDDARLFLKRISMVIAKLPSEVNTNIIGHTDDQKPDIDSIYKDNWQLSSARAITVAQELINNGVDAKKLIASARASYNPFASNDSEQGRAKNNRVEIHFVSLDKKEKERTKKSILDAGQ
- the fliP gene encoding flagellar type III secretion system pore protein FliP (The bacterial flagellar biogenesis protein FliP forms a type III secretion system (T3SS)-type pore required for flagellar assembly.), translated to MRALFVLLVFFCVGFGADPVVPTINLSLSAPSSPQQLVNSLNVMIFLTVLTLAPSLIFMMTSFLRLIIVFSFLRQAMGTQQVPPSTILISLAMVLTFFIMEPVAKQGYENGIKPYLAEQIGYEEAFTNSVKPFKDFMVKNTREKDLALFFRIRDLQNPSNIDDIPLSIAMSAFMISELKTAFEIAFLLYLPFLVIDMVVSSVLMAMGMMMLPPVMISLPFKLLIFVLVDGWNLLVGNLVKSFH